A single window of Rubripirellula lacrimiformis DNA harbors:
- a CDS encoding glutamate-5-semialdehyde dehydrogenase, with amino-acid sequence MSSTAAELDLGQYCRRTADAAKAASYELAALDTTIKNQWLIESAAALEAGTEAIFAANELDLAAAPGYGLSEAAVDRLRLDAARVAGIATGLREIAALPDPIGEVIDGFTRPGGLQILKRRVPLGVVFFIYESRPNVTADAAGICVKSGNAVILRGGKEAIHSSRAIVDILSATAVRCGVPADAVQLVATTDRAAVGEFLSMGDAIDVTIPRGGESLIRRVAREATMPVIKHYDGNCHVYVDASAEVPMAAAIIQNAKCQRMGVCNACESLLIHAGIAAEALPEIEKKLAEYDVEIRADSRAAKHLTNSIPATDDDWGTEYLGPKISVAVVDSMDQAINHINRYGSHHTDAIVTSDLRSADVFTTRVDSAAVMVNASTRFNDGSVFGLGAEIGISTDKFHARGPCGLRELTSYKYVVRGNGQVRE; translated from the coding sequence ATGTCATCGACCGCCGCCGAACTTGATCTCGGCCAATACTGCCGTCGCACCGCCGATGCTGCCAAAGCTGCTTCCTACGAACTGGCGGCCTTGGACACCACCATCAAAAACCAGTGGCTGATCGAGTCGGCCGCTGCCTTGGAAGCTGGCACCGAAGCCATTTTTGCCGCCAACGAGCTGGATTTGGCCGCTGCCCCCGGCTACGGACTGAGCGAGGCCGCGGTCGACCGACTGCGCCTGGACGCGGCACGAGTCGCCGGGATCGCCACCGGCCTACGCGAGATCGCCGCATTGCCGGACCCCATCGGCGAAGTCATCGATGGATTCACGCGCCCAGGCGGCCTACAAATCTTGAAGCGACGGGTCCCGTTGGGCGTCGTCTTTTTCATCTACGAAAGCCGCCCCAACGTCACCGCAGACGCGGCGGGAATCTGTGTCAAAAGCGGCAATGCAGTTATTTTGCGTGGTGGCAAGGAAGCGATCCACAGCAGCCGTGCGATCGTCGACATCCTGTCGGCAACCGCGGTTCGCTGCGGCGTGCCTGCCGATGCGGTGCAATTGGTCGCGACCACGGACCGCGCAGCGGTCGGCGAATTCCTGTCCATGGGCGATGCCATCGACGTGACGATCCCGCGGGGCGGCGAGAGCCTGATCCGGCGAGTGGCTCGCGAGGCGACCATGCCGGTGATCAAACATTACGACGGCAACTGCCACGTTTACGTCGACGCCAGCGCCGAGGTGCCCATGGCCGCCGCCATCATCCAAAACGCCAAGTGCCAACGCATGGGCGTCTGCAACGCGTGCGAGTCGCTGTTGATTCACGCCGGCATCGCTGCGGAAGCGCTGCCGGAAATCGAAAAGAAACTGGCCGAGTACGACGTCGAGATCCGAGCCGATTCGCGGGCGGCCAAGCACCTGACGAATTCCATCCCCGCCACCGACGACGACTGGGGCACCGAATACCTGGGTCCCAAGATCAGCGTCGCGGTTGTCGATTCGATGGACCAGGCGATCAACCACATCAATCGCTACGGGTCGCATCACACCGATGCGATCGTGACGTCGGACCTGCGATCGGCCGACGTGTTCACCACGCGAGTGGACAGTGCCGCGGTGATGGTCAACGCCAGCACCCGGTTCAATGACGGCAGCGTGTTCGGATTGGGCGCCGAGATCGGCATTTCGACGGACAAGTTCCACGCTCGTGGCCCCTGTGGGCTGCGTGAACTGACCAGCTACAAGTACGTGGTGCGAGGCAACGGGCAGGTTCGCGAGTGA
- a CDS encoding Ig-like domain-containing protein, giving the protein MRSSQAKSDSSASTGGVRRLLEKFILGQSSPPNPKKGRLLLESLEQRQLMAGDMDLLFTDGDGVAAAAMDSQTSVQSSSSGLQTTTTAEGESAPDLVQFAKDLADAGVVFYGAGWCPACTSQKQLFGDGQHSLPFVEVTNPDRSLNATGTAEGISEFPTWDFPSGTRLVGVQSLATLSQTANVPIPQSDTPSFQPIGNLTVQTGSPMHIPIDAYDPGDGPLTVTVSVADPTLLEASVLSGNRSIRIDLQGYGDMVFELFEQRAPTASGRVADLAESGFYDGIIFHRVVDDFVIQAGDPTGTGTSGSTLGNFDDEFHPELQHNREGVLSFAKSADDTNNSQFFITETPTRFLDFNHSIFGQLVEGFDVREAISETAVNNSSQNKPINDVIIDTIDVFNDTENSVVMLKPIGNKTGTTTVTFTVTDADGNTFSQTSTVTVTADSENSQPFLNKITSPITGTAGQPVTLQLSSVDVEGDSVFYTARSASSTANGTVSVDSSTGLVTVTPASGFTGTILVDVGVSDTAISSSQTADDNQRLTFTIEGENVVAVPTAVDLQTGSDTGTSNIDNITNAGSLTFQVSGVTSGATVELVNTATGSIVGTAIASGTTVSITTNNIAALGDGTYPIAARQRVAATTSGLSSALSLVYDTTSPASVIASAATQANVGRSYVTDLISPEEGNGLTYTLTANPTGATINAATGVINWTPTTAQLGTNSFTLTLTDAAGNTRTENLTVNVAGEPVAEIKLEVTDLQGNVITSIAVGQEFLLNLIGVDARSFTKPGIYAAYADVLFDNNLVRVVPGSTIDYSDDFTVVPKGTVQAGLIDELGAVNNRIVASNEAESLIATVRMEALASGIVNIRSEPADESDSDVLIFGEDNQVSADNVAYGNVSLTVGKSFNANPDTFSVAEDSAATTLDVLANDTIITGSGNLSVVSVTQPAAGGTVTLTGGVLKFLPTADFNGTAVFTYRASDSAGIQETGSVTVTVTPVNDAPSANNDTLTVQQDSTDNALDLLSNDSFAPDTGETLTITAVGTTTAGGTVSIVSGGGSVRYTPPAGFVGTDSFTYTISDGTSTDQGSVSLTVESTDDPPTAIGDSFTVTEDAAEAAFDVMANDTRDVDNQSFVLSAVGTPSQGGTVRISGDGSQFFYRPAANFNGTETVTYTIRDTGGGVATGTATFTVTAANDAPPILDKTVPINRGGATEFVVFRLTELPANVDAGETLTIATSTSTTTTAGGTVRIDAASGTIFYTPPSGDFVGTDSMTYSISDGSLTSTGTLTLNVADYAERNIVVQFGSGIQGTINGLTLTGTNLLNETVEQVLAFNANGSISTTVLPGSYTVNVPAIPFLQNASQSQTITIESGADDGDATINIELGLLKAQYISLRDWMGRSSRQSLLVAVSPGEDGVLVVPSAQMDVIDQASVSLSSDGTNVTIRGTTNDSASAASKVTTTLTTINNRNVQPRGESGDLQLYRVSVDEDEVVFNPDTAASATTTTTTTGSSSTQALQAVAPESASQETASAAAASSQWLLGDSQAEGESIAAQSVTVADAFVPALMSASADSRAAVLPLEEGDLWVESGPDDQGQSAIDQDKIVDASSVDSAMQSVADSLTVISPSAEAMADSESLGIDAIDRLHSSNL; this is encoded by the coding sequence ATGCGTTCTTCCCAAGCTAAGTCAGATTCCTCGGCCTCCACCGGCGGTGTTCGTCGCTTGCTCGAAAAATTCATCCTCGGCCAGTCCAGCCCTCCCAACCCCAAGAAGGGACGACTGCTGCTGGAATCGCTTGAACAGCGACAATTGATGGCCGGCGACATGGATCTGCTATTCACCGATGGCGACGGCGTGGCAGCCGCGGCGATGGATAGCCAAACCAGTGTCCAGAGTTCCAGCAGTGGCCTGCAAACCACGACCACCGCCGAGGGTGAATCGGCCCCGGACCTGGTCCAGTTTGCCAAAGACTTGGCCGATGCAGGCGTCGTTTTCTATGGTGCCGGTTGGTGCCCGGCATGCACGTCCCAAAAACAACTCTTCGGTGACGGGCAGCACAGTTTGCCGTTTGTCGAAGTCACCAATCCGGACCGCAGCCTGAATGCGACCGGGACCGCCGAAGGGATCAGCGAGTTTCCGACCTGGGATTTCCCCAGCGGAACGCGTTTGGTGGGCGTCCAGAGTTTGGCGACGCTAAGCCAAACGGCGAACGTCCCGATTCCGCAAAGCGATACGCCGTCGTTTCAACCGATCGGCAATTTGACGGTCCAGACCGGCAGCCCAATGCACATTCCCATCGATGCCTATGACCCCGGCGATGGCCCGTTGACGGTCACCGTCTCGGTTGCCGATCCGACTCTGTTAGAAGCGTCGGTGTTGTCGGGCAACCGGTCGATCCGAATCGACCTGCAAGGGTACGGCGACATGGTGTTCGAACTGTTCGAACAGCGTGCACCCACGGCATCGGGACGAGTCGCCGACTTGGCCGAATCGGGATTCTATGACGGGATCATCTTTCACCGTGTCGTTGACGACTTTGTCATCCAAGCTGGTGATCCCACCGGCACCGGCACCAGCGGTTCGACCCTGGGCAATTTCGATGACGAATTCCATCCCGAACTGCAACACAATCGCGAAGGCGTGCTGTCGTTCGCCAAAAGCGCCGACGACACCAACAACAGCCAGTTCTTTATCACCGAGACACCGACTCGGTTCTTGGACTTCAACCATTCGATCTTTGGCCAGTTAGTCGAAGGGTTTGATGTCCGTGAAGCCATCAGCGAAACCGCTGTCAACAATAGCTCTCAGAACAAACCGATCAACGACGTCATCATCGACACCATCGATGTGTTCAATGACACCGAAAACTCGGTCGTGATGCTGAAACCGATCGGGAATAAAACGGGGACCACCACGGTCACGTTTACCGTGACCGATGCAGACGGAAACACATTCAGCCAGACCAGTACCGTCACGGTCACGGCGGATTCCGAGAACAGCCAACCGTTCCTGAACAAGATCACCTCGCCAATCACCGGCACCGCTGGCCAACCCGTTACGCTGCAACTCTCCAGCGTCGACGTCGAAGGCGATTCGGTCTTCTACACCGCACGATCGGCTTCGTCGACCGCCAATGGGACCGTTTCGGTGGACTCGTCCACGGGCTTGGTCACGGTCACACCGGCCAGCGGATTCACGGGCACCATCCTGGTCGATGTCGGTGTCAGCGATACCGCGATCAGTTCCAGCCAAACGGCCGACGACAATCAACGTTTGACCTTCACCATCGAAGGCGAAAATGTGGTTGCCGTTCCGACCGCGGTCGATCTGCAAACCGGCAGCGACACTGGTACCAGCAATATCGACAACATCACCAACGCGGGCTCGTTGACTTTCCAGGTCAGCGGAGTCACCAGTGGTGCGACGGTCGAACTGGTCAACACCGCGACCGGATCGATTGTGGGAACCGCCATCGCCTCTGGAACCACGGTTTCCATCACCACGAACAACATCGCCGCACTGGGCGATGGGACCTATCCCATCGCTGCCCGCCAACGCGTCGCCGCCACGACCAGCGGTCTTTCGTCGGCCCTGTCGTTGGTCTACGACACCACCAGCCCGGCGTCGGTGATCGCCAGTGCAGCCACCCAGGCCAACGTTGGCCGAAGCTACGTGACGGATTTGATCAGCCCCGAAGAGGGCAACGGGTTGACCTATACGTTGACCGCCAACCCCACCGGGGCGACCATCAACGCAGCAACCGGCGTGATCAACTGGACCCCCACCACCGCTCAATTGGGCACCAACTCGTTCACGCTGACCCTGACGGATGCCGCTGGGAACACTCGCACCGAAAATCTAACCGTGAATGTCGCGGGCGAACCGGTCGCCGAGATCAAACTGGAAGTGACGGACCTGCAAGGCAACGTGATCACGTCGATCGCCGTGGGCCAAGAATTCCTGCTGAACCTGATCGGCGTCGACGCTCGATCGTTCACCAAACCCGGCATCTATGCCGCCTACGCCGACGTCCTGTTCGACAACAACTTGGTTCGCGTCGTGCCTGGATCGACGATCGATTACAGCGACGACTTTACCGTCGTCCCCAAGGGCACCGTTCAAGCCGGATTGATCGACGAATTGGGGGCAGTCAATAACCGGATTGTCGCCAGCAACGAAGCGGAAAGCTTGATCGCAACGGTGCGGATGGAAGCGCTGGCCAGCGGTATCGTCAACATTCGCAGCGAACCGGCGGACGAAAGCGACAGTGATGTGTTGATCTTCGGCGAGGACAACCAGGTTTCGGCGGACAACGTCGCCTATGGGAACGTCTCGCTGACCGTGGGCAAATCGTTCAATGCCAACCCCGACACGTTCTCCGTTGCCGAAGACAGCGCCGCGACCACCCTGGACGTGTTGGCCAACGATACGATCATCACTGGATCCGGAAATCTGTCCGTCGTTTCGGTCACCCAGCCTGCCGCCGGCGGTACGGTGACGCTAACCGGTGGCGTGCTGAAGTTTCTGCCCACCGCCGATTTCAACGGCACCGCAGTGTTCACCTATCGGGCTAGCGACAGCGCTGGGATCCAAGAAACTGGCAGCGTCACGGTGACCGTCACACCGGTCAACGACGCCCCCAGCGCCAACAACGATACGCTGACCGTCCAGCAGGATTCGACCGACAACGCGCTGGACCTGCTAAGCAATGATTCCTTCGCCCCAGACACCGGCGAAACGTTGACAATCACCGCCGTGGGGACAACCACCGCCGGTGGTACCGTGTCGATCGTCTCCGGTGGTGGCTCGGTTCGCTACACGCCGCCAGCCGGTTTCGTGGGAACGGATTCGTTCACCTACACGATCAGCGATGGAACGTCGACAGATCAGGGTTCGGTTTCACTGACCGTCGAATCGACCGATGATCCGCCTACCGCGATCGGCGACTCGTTCACCGTCACCGAAGACGCTGCCGAGGCCGCTTTCGACGTGATGGCCAACGATACTCGAGACGTCGACAATCAGTCGTTCGTGCTCAGCGCCGTCGGCACGCCCAGCCAGGGCGGGACCGTTCGCATCAGCGGCGATGGTTCGCAGTTTTTCTATCGTCCGGCCGCCAATTTCAACGGCACCGAAACGGTGACATACACGATTCGCGATACCGGTGGCGGGGTCGCAACCGGTACGGCGACCTTCACCGTCACCGCAGCCAACGATGCACCGCCCATCTTGGACAAAACGGTGCCGATCAATCGCGGCGGAGCGACCGAGTTCGTGGTGTTCCGATTGACCGAATTGCCCGCCAACGTGGACGCTGGCGAAACGTTGACCATTGCCACCAGCACGTCGACGACGACAACCGCTGGCGGCACGGTTCGAATCGACGCAGCCTCGGGGACCATTTTCTACACGCCACCGAGCGGCGATTTTGTCGGCACCGATTCGATGACCTATTCGATCAGCGATGGCTCACTGACCAGCACCGGTACGCTGACGCTGAACGTCGCCGACTATGCCGAGCGGAATATCGTCGTGCAGTTCGGTTCGGGCATCCAAGGCACGATCAACGGTTTGACGTTGACCGGCACCAACCTGTTGAACGAAACGGTCGAACAGGTGCTAGCGTTTAACGCCAACGGAAGCATTTCGACAACCGTGCTGCCCGGCAGTTACACCGTCAACGTGCCCGCGATCCCGTTCCTGCAGAATGCGTCCCAGTCGCAAACGATCACGATCGAAAGCGGCGCCGACGATGGTGACGCGACCATCAACATCGAACTGGGCCTGTTGAAGGCACAATACATCTCGCTTCGCGATTGGATGGGGCGTTCGTCTCGCCAATCGCTGTTGGTCGCCGTTTCACCGGGCGAAGATGGTGTGTTGGTGGTCCCTTCGGCACAGATGGATGTGATCGATCAAGCCAGCGTTTCGCTCAGTTCCGATGGTACCAACGTGACCATTCGCGGCACGACGAATGACAGTGCGTCGGCGGCATCCAAGGTCACCACGACCTTGACGACGATCAACAACCGCAACGTCCAGCCTCGCGGCGAATCCGGCGATCTGCAGCTCTATCGGGTCAGCGTCGATGAAGACGAGGTCGTGTTCAACCCCGACACCGCGGCCAGCGCGACCACCACAACGACCACGACAGGATCATCCAGTACCCAGGCGTTGCAAGCGGTTGCACCGGAGTCTGCCAGCCAGGAAACCGCCTCCGCTGCGGCGGCCTCTAGCCAGTGGTTGCTCGGTGATTCGCAGGCCGAGGGCGAGTCCATTGCGGCACAAAGTGTCACCGTTGCCGACGCCTTTGTCCCGGCGTTGATGTCGGCATCGGCCGATAGCCGAGCGGCTGTTTTGCCGCTGGAAGAAGGCGATTTGTGGGTCGAATCCGGACCGGACGATCAGGGCCAGTCGGCCATCGATCAGGACAAGATTGTCGACGCATCTTCGGTTGATTCCGCAATGCAATCGGTTGCCGATTCGTTGACCGTGATCTCGCCATCTGCCGAAGCGATGGCCGACAGCGAGTCGCTTGGAATCGACGCCATTGACCGTCTGCACAGCAGCAATTTGTAG
- a CDS encoding HU family DNA-binding protein — translation MAKAAAAPKAPTKTQILANIAESTELSKKDVAAVFDALTAEIAKSLAKGGPGQFAIPGLCKIVLKDVPAKPKRKGRNPADGQEIWLKPKPASKKLSIRPLKGLKEMA, via the coding sequence ATGGCAAAAGCAGCAGCTGCTCCGAAGGCCCCTACCAAGACCCAGATCCTCGCTAACATCGCAGAATCAACCGAACTGTCGAAGAAGGACGTCGCAGCCGTCTTCGACGCTCTGACTGCCGAAATCGCCAAGTCGCTTGCCAAAGGTGGCCCTGGCCAATTCGCGATCCCTGGCCTGTGCAAGATCGTCCTGAAGGACGTTCCAGCCAAGCCAAAGCGAAAAGGACGCAACCCTGCCGATGGCCAAGAAATCTGGTTGAAGCCAAAGCCAGCTAGCAAGAAGCTGTCGATCCGTCCTTTGAAGGGCCTGAAGGAAATGGCCTAA
- a CDS encoding cyclic nucleotide-binding domain-containing protein yields the protein MSNASDPSDKPVSFDVTDLVEGTRPDDEGLFARDVDGQLIRVERATASELDEDVALTIDGRAITVKKAVPTRDAQGNIIRDDNGAPKPRFTTIYDAASEAFVRKPGDPHPIPALCHKEHLPPVGVCRVCVVEATEMTRRGPRKKLVPSCVQRVNAGMIVNTINSEADPDAAERVKASCQTVVELLVADHLPDSQQHTTGNELAAIAQRMGVTQSRFAGRSIQRGQDNSSKMIMVDHDQCIMCGRCQRGCNWVKGNNVIGRAEKGYESRIAFDLDSPMGHSHCVSCGECAVSCPTGAMQFQPSFIETQIKRVQDDMVAEKKDGEIVTADELVKIDLFSGIPYKFLQFNGAAVVRRMMAPGDVLCREGEYGSTAFIILDGEFEIFLNTTRGAVRNEKASGLAGLLGGLKTVVEKVGGRARLADVGAAQLLDNQRILRNKEDVVLGEMTCMNRYPRSATVVATQPAEVLEIKRNVLYMLQRNAVSREILDRVYRERSLRGQLASLPIFDSLDEANRNLAADYLSNKADLVSVDPGQTIFKQGDLADDYYINKLGFVKVTQAYGRDERVLNYLGPGNGFGEIGLLSSLGNTLKESLGGEIRPGVRTATCSALDHVELIRIRGDDFRALLQQFPELKQNLAAKAKEILQRDQEARSRLQAVEADEFLDQGLYLAQSLLVLDLERCTRCDECTKACADTHDGVTRLVRDGLRFDKFLVASSCRSCMDPYCLVGCPVDAIHRGGDSLEIEIEDYCIGCGLCAENCPYGNINMHGFDKQEVDAKGKLRSVYQEVDGKKLPVVQQRATTCDLCRSVDGKPSCVYACPHEAAFRMTGKQLMDMVSR from the coding sequence ATGAGCAACGCGTCCGACCCCAGCGACAAGCCCGTTAGCTTTGACGTCACCGATTTGGTCGAAGGGACAAGGCCGGATGACGAAGGGTTGTTCGCGCGGGACGTCGACGGCCAACTGATCCGTGTCGAACGGGCCACCGCGTCGGAATTGGACGAAGACGTCGCGCTAACGATCGACGGGCGGGCGATCACGGTCAAAAAAGCGGTCCCCACCCGGGACGCACAAGGCAACATTATCCGTGACGACAACGGCGCGCCCAAGCCGCGGTTCACGACCATCTACGATGCGGCAAGCGAAGCGTTTGTTCGCAAACCGGGCGACCCGCATCCGATCCCCGCACTGTGTCACAAAGAACACTTGCCCCCGGTGGGCGTGTGCCGAGTTTGCGTTGTCGAAGCGACTGAAATGACACGGCGTGGACCTCGCAAAAAACTGGTCCCATCCTGTGTGCAACGGGTCAACGCCGGGATGATCGTCAACACGATCAATAGCGAAGCGGACCCCGATGCGGCCGAACGCGTCAAAGCATCCTGCCAAACAGTCGTTGAACTATTGGTTGCCGATCACCTGCCCGATTCGCAACAACACACCACGGGCAACGAATTGGCAGCCATCGCACAGCGGATGGGTGTGACTCAGTCGCGGTTTGCTGGTCGATCGATCCAACGTGGGCAAGACAACAGCAGCAAGATGATCATGGTCGACCATGACCAGTGCATCATGTGCGGCCGGTGCCAACGGGGCTGCAACTGGGTCAAAGGCAACAACGTGATCGGGCGCGCCGAGAAAGGTTACGAGTCGCGGATTGCATTCGACTTGGATTCACCCATGGGGCACAGTCACTGTGTTTCGTGTGGCGAATGCGCTGTCAGTTGTCCGACCGGTGCGATGCAGTTTCAGCCCTCGTTCATCGAAACCCAGATCAAACGTGTCCAGGACGACATGGTCGCCGAAAAGAAGGACGGCGAGATCGTGACGGCGGACGAGCTTGTCAAAATCGACCTGTTTTCGGGGATTCCGTACAAGTTTTTGCAGTTCAATGGTGCCGCGGTGGTTCGCCGTATGATGGCGCCCGGCGATGTCCTTTGCCGCGAAGGCGAATACGGATCGACGGCCTTCATCATCCTAGATGGCGAGTTCGAGATCTTTCTGAACACGACTCGTGGCGCCGTTCGAAACGAAAAGGCCAGCGGCCTGGCCGGTCTGTTGGGCGGACTGAAAACGGTCGTCGAAAAGGTGGGCGGCCGGGCGCGATTGGCCGACGTGGGCGCGGCACAGCTTTTGGACAACCAACGTATCCTGCGTAACAAAGAAGATGTCGTCCTTGGCGAAATGACGTGCATGAATCGCTATCCCCGTAGCGCCACCGTCGTCGCCACCCAGCCGGCCGAAGTGTTGGAAATCAAACGCAACGTGCTGTACATGTTGCAGCGAAATGCCGTCAGTCGCGAAATCTTGGATCGGGTCTACCGTGAACGATCGTTGCGAGGCCAATTGGCATCGTTGCCGATCTTCGATTCGCTTGATGAAGCCAACCGTAACCTTGCCGCCGACTACCTCAGCAACAAAGCCGATCTGGTGTCCGTGGATCCCGGACAAACCATTTTCAAGCAAGGCGATCTGGCAGACGACTACTACATCAACAAACTTGGCTTCGTCAAAGTCACGCAGGCCTACGGTCGTGACGAACGCGTGCTGAACTACTTGGGCCCTGGAAACGGGTTTGGCGAGATTGGTTTGTTGAGCAGTCTTGGCAACACGTTGAAAGAATCGCTGGGCGGCGAAATTCGACCGGGGGTCCGAACGGCAACCTGTTCGGCCCTGGATCACGTCGAATTGATTCGAATCCGTGGCGACGACTTTCGTGCCCTGCTGCAACAGTTTCCTGAATTGAAACAGAACCTAGCGGCGAAGGCGAAAGAGATTCTGCAGCGTGACCAGGAAGCCCGCAGCCGGCTGCAGGCTGTCGAAGCAGATGAATTCTTGGACCAGGGTTTGTACCTAGCCCAAAGTTTGTTGGTTCTGGATCTAGAACGCTGCACTCGGTGTGACGAATGCACCAAAGCGTGTGCAGACACACACGATGGCGTCACTCGGCTGGTTCGTGACGGGCTACGATTCGACAAGTTCCTGGTCGCCAGCAGTTGCCGATCCTGCATGGACCCGTATTGTCTGGTGGGCTGCCCCGTCGATGCGATCCACCGCGGCGGTGACTCGTTAGAGATCGAGATCGAGGACTACTGCATCGGCTGCGGCCTGTGTGCGGAGAATTGCCCCTACGGCAATATCAACATGCACGGGTTCGACAAGCAGGAAGTCGATGCCAAGGGCAAACTCCGCAGCGTCTATCAGGAAGTCGACGGAAAGAAGTTGCCAGTGGTTCAACAGCGGGCAACCACCTGTGACCTCTGTCGCAGCGTCGACGGAAAACCCAGTTGCGTGTACGCCTGTCCCCACGAAGCGGCGTTTCGGATGACCGGAAAGCAACTGATGGACATGGTCAGCCGATAA
- the fliM gene encoding flagellar motor switch protein FliM, giving the protein MSDESLSQNQVESLLKAMETVEGAPAKPQPPKFSDEKSPTAGPRAAAPASAAPRVTAYDFKRPERVGKDQMRAMHSLHESLARNFGASVSGMLRTMIEVKLLSVDQLTYSEFVFSLDNPSCFNVLKPEPLNGNWILDIAPTLSYAIIDRMLGGDPDPNEAVRRPLTEIENRLIGRVVDLFLKRLTEAWENIVELDLEVEKVESNPQLVQIVPPNEVVILVGFEILLGKNRGMMNLCIPFNTIENFNSRLSRNGWVGYGKALPTNESRGRISTSMNDAPVDIVVTLARSKIRTADLLELAVGDVITTEKEVNSPLELAVQDVPKFNARVGAFKGKKAVRIESVMEIKRLPEEPPTEP; this is encoded by the coding sequence ATGTCCGATGAATCACTGAGTCAGAACCAAGTCGAAAGCCTGCTGAAGGCGATGGAAACGGTCGAGGGGGCTCCCGCGAAACCGCAACCACCCAAGTTCAGTGATGAGAAGAGTCCGACCGCGGGCCCGCGCGCAGCCGCACCGGCCAGCGCCGCACCGCGCGTCACCGCGTACGACTTCAAGCGGCCCGAGCGTGTCGGCAAGGACCAGATGCGGGCGATGCACTCGCTGCACGAATCGTTGGCCCGAAACTTTGGTGCGTCGGTATCCGGCATGCTGCGGACGATGATCGAAGTGAAGCTGCTGAGCGTCGACCAACTGACTTACAGCGAGTTCGTTTTCAGCTTGGACAACCCCAGCTGTTTCAACGTGCTGAAACCTGAACCGCTCAACGGCAACTGGATCCTGGACATCGCTCCCACGCTTTCCTACGCGATCATCGATCGGATGTTGGGCGGCGACCCGGATCCCAACGAAGCGGTGCGACGTCCGCTGACCGAAATCGAAAACCGGCTGATCGGACGCGTGGTCGACCTGTTCCTAAAACGGCTGACCGAAGCCTGGGAGAACATCGTCGAATTGGACCTGGAGGTCGAGAAGGTCGAAAGCAACCCACAGCTTGTGCAAATCGTGCCGCCCAACGAGGTCGTGATTTTGGTCGGGTTCGAGATCCTGTTGGGCAAGAATCGGGGCATGATGAATCTGTGCATCCCGTTCAACACGATCGAAAATTTCAATTCGCGGCTGTCGCGAAACGGATGGGTCGGATACGGGAAAGCGTTGCCGACCAATGAGTCCCGCGGCCGCATTTCGACCAGCATGAATGACGCGCCGGTCGACATTGTGGTGACGCTAGCCAGGTCCAAAATTCGCACAGCCGATCTGTTGGAACTAGCCGTCGGCGATGTGATCACGACCGAGAAGGAAGTGAATTCGCCGCTGGAGTTGGCCGTTCAAGATGTGCCGAAGTTCAACGCACGCGTCGGTGCGTTCAAAGGCAAGAAGGCCGTTCGCATCGAATCGGTCATGGAGATCAAACGACTGCCCGAAGAGCCGCCCACGGAACCCTAG